The following are encoded in a window of Trichomycterus rosablanca isolate fTriRos1 chromosome 13, fTriRos1.hap1, whole genome shotgun sequence genomic DNA:
- the rasgrp3 gene encoding ras guanyl-releasing protein 3 isoform X1: MYTHTHTHTHTIYTLIHTHSLTHTHTLYTHTHTLYTHTHTHTHTHYTHTHTHTLYIHTHTHTLNWVTNNINNYWIYQPCTHTHTHSHTHYIHTHTHTQSHTHTHTIHTHTHTIHTHTHTHTHTIHTHTHTHTIHTHTHTHTQLGYKQHQQLLDISTIPSYDWMRKLTQRKKQVKKGKASLLFDHLEPMELAEHLTFLEYKSIRRISFTDYRSYVVNGCVLDNPTLERSISLFNGVSQWVQLMVLSKLTPQHRADVFSKFIHVAQKLLYLQNFNTLMAVVGGLSHSSISRLKETHAHLSTDVTKMWSEMTDLVSSKGNYSAYRKAYGDCEGFKIPILGVHLKDLIAVHVVFPDWIEENKLNLVKMQQLYITFKELMTLQSSAAHVEPNMDLIHLLTLSLDLYYTEDEIYELSLLREPRNPKSLPTSPTTPNKTQAPLDWASGVTTKPDPSIVNKHIRKVVDSVFRNYDHDHDGYISQEDFESIAANFPFLDSFCVLDKDQDGLISKDEMMAYFLRANPVLQCKMGPGFIHNFQEMTYLRPTFCEHCAGFLWGIIKQGYKCKDCGVNCHKQCRELLVLACRRLPHSTGGVSPGAHSSLPSSPTHPTSKDENEVFEFPAVSPSDSDSEPKSITLMTGSAQRISVRFQRATTSQATQTDPLWPDHGWGDSGSHTFPKMRCRPHRKNSKNRGFACWENEASGTVREESQEHPMVKEEMNGVGACHHHYTHTSKIS, encoded by the exons atgtacacacacacacacactcacacacacactatatacacactcatacacacacacagtctcacacacacacacacactatacacacacacacacacactatacacacacacacacacacacacacacacacactatacacacacacacacacacacactatacatacacacacacacacacacactcaactggGTTACAAACAACATCAACAACTACTGGATATATCaaccatgtacacacacacacacacactcacacacacactatatacacactcatacacacacacagtctcacacacacacacacactatacacacacacacacacactatacacacacacacacacacacacacacacactatacacacacacacacacacacacactatacatacacacacacacacacacactcaactggGTTACAAACAACATCAACAACTACTGGATATATCaaccat CCCCTCGTATGATTGGATGAGGAAGCTGACCCAGAGGAAGAAGCAGGTGAAGAAAGGTAAAGCGTCTCTGCTCTTCGATCACCTGGAGCCCATGGAGCTGGCCGAACATCTCACCTTCCTGGAGTACAAATCCATCCGCCGCATATCA TTTACCGATTATCGGAGCTACGTGGTGAACGGCTGCGTGCTGGACAATCCCACGCTGGAACGTTCCATCTCTCTGTTCAACGGCGTCTCTCAGTGGGTTCAGCTGATGGTGCTCAGTAAGCTCACGCCTCAACACCGGGCCGACGTCTTCAGCAAGTTCATCCACGTCGCTCAG AAACTTCTTTACCTGCAGAACTTTAACACCCTGATGGCCGTGGTTGGAGGTTTGAGTCACAGTTCCATCTCTcgcctgaaggaaacccacgctcaCCTCAGCACCGACGTTACCAAg ATGTGGAGCGAGATGACGGACCTGGTCTCGTCGAAGGGGAACTACAGCGCCTATCGTAAAGCGTACGGCGACTGTGAGGGGTTTAAGATCCCCATCCTGGGGGTCCACCTGAAGGACCTGATCGCCGTGCACGTGGTGTTCCCCGACTGGATCGAGGAGAACAAACTGAACCTGGTGAAGATGCAGCAGCTCTACATCACCTTCAAGGAGCTGATGACGTTACAGAGCTCGGCGGCTCACGTGGAGCCCAACATGGACCTAATCCACCTGCTGACG CTTTCTCTGGATCTCTACTACACTGAAGACGAGATTTACGAGCTGTCGTTGTTACGGGAACCTCGAAACCCAAAATCTCTG CCCACATCTCCAACAACACCTAATAAAACTCAGGCTCCTCTGGACTGGGCTTCAGGAGTCACAACCAAACCGGATCCGTCCATCGTGAACAAACACATCCGGAAGGTGGTGGAC TCGGTGTTCCGTAATTACGATCACGATCACGACGGTTACATCTCTCAGGAGGATTTCGAGAGCATCGCCGCCAACTTCCCgtttctggattcattctgtgttttAGATAAAGATCA gGACGGGTTGATCAGTAAGGATGAGATGATGGCGTATTTCCTGCGAGCGAACCCGGTGCTGCAGTGTAAAATGGGACCCGGGTTCATCCATAACTTTCAGGAGATGACGTACCTGAGACCCACCTTCTGTGAGCACTGCGCCGGATTC CTGTGGGGGATCATCAAACAGGGCTACAAGTGCAAAG aTTGCGGAGTGAACTGTCATAAGCAGTGTCGTGAGTTGTTGGTGTTGGCGTGTCGGAGACTCCCTCACTCCACCGGGGGCGTCTCACCTGGAGCTCACAGTTCGTTACCCAGCAGCCCCACGCACCCCACCAGTAAAG ATGAGAACGAGGTGTTCGAGTTCCCCGCCGTGTCCCcgtcagactcagactcagaacCCAAGTCCATCACGCTGATGACCGGCTCTGCTCAGAGGATCTCCGTTCGCTTCCAGAGAGCCACCACCAGCCAGGCCACCCAGACCGACCCGCTGTGGCCCGATCACGGCTGGGGCGACTCCGGCTCACACACCTTCCCCAAGATGAGGTGCAGACCCCATCGTAAGAACTCCAAAAACAGAGGCTTCGCTTGCTGGGAGAACGAGGCGAGCGGGACGGTGCGAGAGGAATCTCAGGAACATCCGATGGTGAAGGAGGAGATGAACGGGGTCGGGGCGTGTCATcaccattacacacacacttccaag ATCAGCTGA
- the rasgrp3 gene encoding ras guanyl-releasing protein 3 isoform X2, which produces MGSRMLGKAAPLDLLLDSCISAFDDGGELNADPLPRTLLLMHRWYVSSTELAGKLLIMYRDCTGDERETTRLKICYLMRYWIVEFPAEFDLDLGLIRLTEEFRDVTAQLGYKQHQQLLDISTIPSYDWMRKLTQRKKQVKKGKASLLFDHLEPMELAEHLTFLEYKSIRRISFTDYRSYVVNGCVLDNPTLERSISLFNGVSQWVQLMVLSKLTPQHRADVFSKFIHVAQKLLYLQNFNTLMAVVGGLSHSSISRLKETHAHLSTDVTKMWSEMTDLVSSKGNYSAYRKAYGDCEGFKIPILGVHLKDLIAVHVVFPDWIEENKLNLVKMQQLYITFKELMTLQSSAAHVEPNMDLIHLLTLSLDLYYTEDEIYELSLLREPRNPKSLPTSPTTPNKTQAPLDWASGVTTKPDPSIVNKHIRKVVDSVFRNYDHDHDGYISQEDFESIAANFPFLDSFCVLDKDQDGLISKDEMMAYFLRANPVLQCKMGPGFIHNFQEMTYLRPTFCEHCAGFLWGIIKQGYKCKDCGVNCHKQCRELLVLACRRLPHSTGGVSPGAHSSLPSSPTHPTSKDENEVFEFPAVSPSDSDSEPKSITLMTGSAQRISVRFQRATTSQATQTDPLWPDHGWGDSGSHTFPKMRCRPHRKNSKNRGFACWENEASGTVREESQEHPMVKEEMNGVGACHHHYTHTSKIS; this is translated from the exons ATGGGGTCGCGTATGTTGGGTAAAGCGGCACCTCTCGACCTGCTGCTGGACTCCTGCATCAGCGCTTTCG atgatggtGGAGAGCTGAACGCTGACCCGTTACCCCGGACCCTCCTGCTCATGCACCGCTGGTACGTCTCCTCCACAGAACTGGCGGGAAAACTCCTCATCAT GTATCGAGACTGTACAGGAGACGAGCGTGAGACGACCCGGCTGAAGATCTGCTACCTCATGAG gtactgGATCGTGGAGTTCCCGGCAGAGTTTGATCTTGATCTGGGTCTCATTAGACTGACGGAGGAGTTCAGAGACGTTACAGCTCAACTGGGTTACAAACAACATCAACAACTACTGGATATATCaaccat CCCCTCGTATGATTGGATGAGGAAGCTGACCCAGAGGAAGAAGCAGGTGAAGAAAGGTAAAGCGTCTCTGCTCTTCGATCACCTGGAGCCCATGGAGCTGGCCGAACATCTCACCTTCCTGGAGTACAAATCCATCCGCCGCATATCA TTTACCGATTATCGGAGCTACGTGGTGAACGGCTGCGTGCTGGACAATCCCACGCTGGAACGTTCCATCTCTCTGTTCAACGGCGTCTCTCAGTGGGTTCAGCTGATGGTGCTCAGTAAGCTCACGCCTCAACACCGGGCCGACGTCTTCAGCAAGTTCATCCACGTCGCTCAG AAACTTCTTTACCTGCAGAACTTTAACACCCTGATGGCCGTGGTTGGAGGTTTGAGTCACAGTTCCATCTCTcgcctgaaggaaacccacgctcaCCTCAGCACCGACGTTACCAAg ATGTGGAGCGAGATGACGGACCTGGTCTCGTCGAAGGGGAACTACAGCGCCTATCGTAAAGCGTACGGCGACTGTGAGGGGTTTAAGATCCCCATCCTGGGGGTCCACCTGAAGGACCTGATCGCCGTGCACGTGGTGTTCCCCGACTGGATCGAGGAGAACAAACTGAACCTGGTGAAGATGCAGCAGCTCTACATCACCTTCAAGGAGCTGATGACGTTACAGAGCTCGGCGGCTCACGTGGAGCCCAACATGGACCTAATCCACCTGCTGACG CTTTCTCTGGATCTCTACTACACTGAAGACGAGATTTACGAGCTGTCGTTGTTACGGGAACCTCGAAACCCAAAATCTCTG CCCACATCTCCAACAACACCTAATAAAACTCAGGCTCCTCTGGACTGGGCTTCAGGAGTCACAACCAAACCGGATCCGTCCATCGTGAACAAACACATCCGGAAGGTGGTGGAC TCGGTGTTCCGTAATTACGATCACGATCACGACGGTTACATCTCTCAGGAGGATTTCGAGAGCATCGCCGCCAACTTCCCgtttctggattcattctgtgttttAGATAAAGATCA gGACGGGTTGATCAGTAAGGATGAGATGATGGCGTATTTCCTGCGAGCGAACCCGGTGCTGCAGTGTAAAATGGGACCCGGGTTCATCCATAACTTTCAGGAGATGACGTACCTGAGACCCACCTTCTGTGAGCACTGCGCCGGATTC CTGTGGGGGATCATCAAACAGGGCTACAAGTGCAAAG aTTGCGGAGTGAACTGTCATAAGCAGTGTCGTGAGTTGTTGGTGTTGGCGTGTCGGAGACTCCCTCACTCCACCGGGGGCGTCTCACCTGGAGCTCACAGTTCGTTACCCAGCAGCCCCACGCACCCCACCAGTAAAG ATGAGAACGAGGTGTTCGAGTTCCCCGCCGTGTCCCcgtcagactcagactcagaacCCAAGTCCATCACGCTGATGACCGGCTCTGCTCAGAGGATCTCCGTTCGCTTCCAGAGAGCCACCACCAGCCAGGCCACCCAGACCGACCCGCTGTGGCCCGATCACGGCTGGGGCGACTCCGGCTCACACACCTTCCCCAAGATGAGGTGCAGACCCCATCGTAAGAACTCCAAAAACAGAGGCTTCGCTTGCTGGGAGAACGAGGCGAGCGGGACGGTGCGAGAGGAATCTCAGGAACATCCGATGGTGAAGGAGGAGATGAACGGGGTCGGGGCGTGTCATcaccattacacacacacttccaag ATCAGCTGA